The region CTTATATTGTTTCAAACGATATACAGGGTATTGAAAATGGACTTCATCACTATTCTCCACAAGAGCATGAGCTAGAATTACTTTCAAGTGCAGATGAAAAGTTATCTTTACCAACAGATAGTTTTTTAGTCTGTTTATCATCTATAGTTTGGAGAGAAGCATGGAAATATGGAGAAAGGTCATGGAGATATACACAACTTGATTGTGGGCATGCATTAAAAGCTTTAGAAATATCTGCTTTAATCTTAGGATGGGAAATAAAGATTATTAATACAAAAGATTCCGAACTTCAAAACTTAATAGGATTTAACCAAGTTTCTAGATATGTTCCAGAAGAAAGAGAACTTCCAGATATGCTAATAAAAGTTTCATTAGCAAATAAACTAAATAATGATTTAATCAATATTCAAGATGTTAGAGCATCTTTAGAAGAATTTTTTGAGGGAAAGGCAAATCAACTAAGTCATAACTGGCACAAGTGGGATATCTTAGAAAAAATTGAAGATGCAACACTAAGTGATGATTTAGATATTAAAAAATATACAAATGACAAGTATGAAACAAATCCATATAGAGAAACTTCTTTTTTGGCAAAAGATATAGTTTTAAAAAGACGTTCTGCACAAATTATGAACAAAGATGATTGTACAATTACAAAAAAAGAGTTCGAAACTATAATAGCTTCTGTTAAATCAAATAATTCTGCTATTCATTTGGTAATTTTTGTACATAGCGTAGAAGGTATTGAGTCTGGACTTTATATATTAGTTCGTAATAGTAAACATAGAACCCAACTACAAGATTTATTTAAAGAAAATTTCCTATGGCAAAAAGTTGATACAGAGGCAGGAGAACTATATAGACTAGAAACAGGAGATTTTAAAGCTATATCAAAAGCAATTTCATGTAGTCAAGATATCGCAAGTCATGGTGCATTTACTTTAGGAATGCTAGCAGAATTCACAAACCAAATAGAAAAATATGGTGCATCAAAATATAAACAACTATATTGGGACTGTGGGGCTATTGGACAGCAGTTGTATTTAGAAACAACATCATTGCAACTATCAGCTACAGGTATTGGCTGTTTCTTAGATGATATACTTCATGATATAATAGGATTAAAAACAAATCACTTTCAATCACTATATCATTTTACAGTAGGACGTGGATTAATTGATAATAGGCTATCAACTAAGCTACCTTATAAAAACTTAGATAATTAGAAAATAGAAAGATAAACTAAATACTAAAAGATTTTTAGTTTTTTTAATCATAAACATTTACATAGAAGTAATATTTAAATATAATTCAAAAAACTAAGGATATAAACAATGAAAGATAAAGAAGCATTTGTAAAAAGAGCTGACGCACATATTTTTTTAGCAAACGATCAAATGAGTGAAGAAGTAAGTCCAGGAGAAGTAAGTTCTTCATTTATGTATGGTCTTACAAGGTTCAATGCATGGATAGCAGCACGTTCATTCGAAACAAAAGAAGATATGATAGAGGGAAAAGAAGAAGCAATAGAATACTTCCTTAAAGAATATAAACAAATGTTAGAACAACATTTAGATGAACATATTGAAAAATTTGATTTTAATAGCTAATTAATAAATTCCCTAGATTTTATATAGGGAACTTATTAATACATTACACCATAATTCCATGTTTCTACTATTCTTCCTCCATATATTTCACAAGTACCCGTACCATAAACAGATAAAAGAAAACCTCCTGATTTAGCAGTGAGAGCTAAACTAAGAATAGCTTTCCCCGCTTCAGTATTAGTATCAATACCTAAAGCACTTTTATACGCATCATGAACACAAGAAGGAGGAGTCCCAGCAACTGGTTGATTAAAAAAAATCATTCCTCTTCCATCTTTATCAACACGTATAGATTTAACTTTTGCATTAGGAATACTTCCAATTGCATAAACTTCAGAGCCTATTAAAAACAAAAATAAAAAACTTATAAGCTTTTTCATATATTTTCCATTATTTACTTTAACCAAACTTGTTCTATTATTGGCAATCCATTTGTTCCACCACCAGAACAACCTGTTAAGGCTAAATTTAATTTTTTTCCAGAAGCATAAGCAGTTAATAAAGCTGAATATTGTCGTTTTCCAGCTTCTGTATCTGCATTTTTAAGCACTAAATATGATGTATCACTACATCCTTTAGGATTATTTGCCCCTGGCATTGTAATTAATACCATACTATTTGAATAAACACGAATACTTGAAATAGGATAAGTATCAGACCAACCATCATATGCTAATGCGTTAAAAGACATACATATAACTATAAAACTAAAGATTATTTTCAATATAACTCCTTAATATAAAATTATTTTAATACATCTAAATAAGATACTTCACAACTGCCGCTACGTATTGGCAACTGATCATCAACGTAAAAGGTTATTCTTTTCCCAGATGTAAAAGCCATATAAGCAGCACTAACCAAATGATTATGTTTAGCATCAATATAAACACGAAAAGTCGTAGTACAATTGATATTTTCTGGCCAAACAATTGGCTTTGTAAACCAAAGTTCAATACTATTATCAAACGTTGTACCTGAATAATCACCAACTACTCTAATTTTATTTATTTCCATATTACTTATAATAGTAGATGCAGAAAAAAGAGAACCAGAAAAAAACACTAATAACATAATTAATATATATTTATATTTCATTAAAAGATCCTAGTCACTATTATTAAAAAGAATAATATCTAATATTTGCTTTTTTCCATGCTTCCCATTTATTGCATGAAGAAGGAACATCATCACCATCAAAATACATATCTTTAATAGTTTTTCCAGATATTTTTGCTGCTAAAAAAGTAGAATACATTGTTTTGCATGTATTTGGGCTGGTAGTATGAGATGTCCCAAGAACTGACCACTTAGAATCTGGACTACAAAAGAAAACATTATGATTCATACTATCCAACTTTATCATTAGTTTATCATTAGCATGGTAAGCCAAAACTTCAACTTTTCCTGAACAAACAACTGTACCAGCTACTGCAACCAAAGAATGAAAAAATACGATTGATACAACAATTATTTTTTTTATATTCATAAATAATCCCAATTTTATAAGTTAAATCTCATTTGTAATTAAAATGTATTAATTACAATATTTAATTATTTGAATAATATCTAAATTAATATTAATTTTTATAACTATATTAATTACTTTATTTGAATAGGAAGCAAACTTAAAAAACTCAAAGCCTCAAGGAGAGAAAATTGGGCTTTTTCTATATCATTTTGTTTTGGGTCTATTAGATAATTTTTTGAAGTTTCAAAGTTTGATTTTTTTAGATTATTATTTATAAAAGATGTTAGTTTTTTTTTAACTTCGTCATAGAAATTATTCCAGAAGCTTTTTAGACCAAACGATTGGCTTTATGAACCAAAGGACAATACAATGATTAAACGTTGTACCTGAATAATCACCAATTACTCTAATTTTACGTCTCTATTATTCTATATATAGATATGTTAATTCACCACTTTCATTAATTTGAGGATACCAACAATTATCAGTTTTTGCAACAACAGTTACTGTTAAATTCATAGCTTTTGATGATAAAAGTAAACTCATATATTTTTCTAAATGAGGATGGTCTCCAGGAATATAAAAACCACTATTATTCTGACAGTTAGCTTCGGGAAAGTTAAAACCTGCAACTAAAACTTGACCATTATTATATATATAAATTCTTTTAACTTTTCCAGTAGCTGTACCAGTAGCTGCATATACACTTATATTAATTAGCAGCAATTGTAATAGAAAAATAAATTTTATCTTCTTCATTTGATTATTCCTTAAGTATTTTAAAATTATATAATTAGTTAGTATATCAATAAAATGAAAATTCAATAAACATATAAAAAATAGAACATCTTTACATCTTATTAAAGAACTCAAATTTAATTATTTGAATAATATCTAAATTAATATTAATTTTTATAACTATATTAATTACTTTATTTGAATAGGAAGCAAACTTAAAAAACTCAAAGCCTCAGGGAGAGAAAATTGGGCTTTTTCAATGTCATTTTGTTTTGGGTCTATTAGATAATTTTTTGAAGTTTCAAAGTTTGATTTTTTTAGATTATTATTTATAAAAGATGTTAGTTCTAAATCACAGTTATCAAAAACTGCACGTTCTAGATTACACTCTTCAAAGCCAGTATCTTTTATAAGTGAATTAATAAATTTCATTCCTCTTAAATCTAACATATGAAAAGAGTTTTGGGATAAATTGCAAGAATCAAATTTCACATCAAATGGTTCATCACACTTACTCCAAGATAGTCCTAAAAGCTTTGAGTTTTCAAATATAACATCATTGAAAGTACAAGAATTCAAAGAAGATAAAGACAAATCACATTTTATAAAAGTACACTCTGTGAATTTACAACTATAAAAAATAGCTTTTGAAAAATCACATTTTATGAAAGTACAATTATCAAAATAAATACCATCTAGATTTTTATCAGAGTATTCTATAAATTCTTCTTCCCAATAATCATTTGTCTTAAACATTTTATTCTTTTTTATTTGGATTTTAACATATTTTTCTTTGTTTTATTTGTAGCAATTGCTTCAAAAGGATTATCAGGCCAATAATGTTTTTTATACTTTGAAAACAACTCTTTTCTAACCTCATCGTAGGAATTGTTCCAGAAACTTTTTAAATCATAAGTTATTTGTATAGGTCTTCGTGCAGGACTTAAAAGATGTATTTGCAAAGAAACCGTATTATTCAATATCTTTGGAGTATCACTCATACCAAACATCTCTTGTATCTTAACAGCTAAAATAGGAGTTTTACTATTGCTATAATCAATCTTTATATTTGAACCACTTGGCACCTTTATATAACTTGGTGCAAGAATATCTAAGCGTTGTTGATTCTCCCAAGAGATTGAGCCAAACAAAATAGAATACAAATCCAACGATTCCAGTTCTTTTACTGTTTTAATATTATGTAAATAAGGTTCAAGCCAATCTTCTACTCTTTCTAATAAAGACTCTGTAGTAAATTCTTCTAAATCGATATCCATATTTTCTCTTATAAAATTAACCCTATTTTTTAAATCAATTGTTTTTTTATCCCAAGTTAAAAGCTCTAAACCCTCTTTTTTAATTAACTCTAAAAGAAGTTTTGAAAAATCATGTTTTGATTCAGTTGGTATTGGTGTTGAATATAATTCAAGTTCATAAAAATAGCATTTTTTTCTTATATCAAATTTTTTATTCTCTTTGTTATAAGTTATGCTCTCTTCTTTTTTAATATATGTTTTAAACTCTTTTTCTATTGTTTCTAAAGATATTCTAAGAGCTAAGTTTATATATGAGTTTTTATTATGTGCATTTATATTTGATACTACTAGAAACTCTTCGTTGAACAAAGCATCTTCTATATTTAAAATAGCACCTTTACCATTACTTAGTTTATATCTATTGTCATTTTCTGCTCTTTTACGGGCAAGTCTATCAGGATATGCTAAAAGAAGTAAGATACTTAAAATATCTTCACTTATTGGGGTTTTATTTTTTTTAACTTTTTCAATAGTTTTTAATTTTGAATAAAAAAAATCTGCTTGTTTTAAAACATTTTTTGCATGAAAAGAATTTATAAAAAAACTATCAAAATCCTTTTCATATAAATGTACAAACCTTGAGTATATATCACAATTAAAATTCCTATTTGTAAATATATCTTTTTCAATTAACATTGCTGATAAAAGGCAAGCTTCATAGGCAAAACCAAAATTGTTTGCACCTAATATCATAAAAGCAAACCTTGGATGAATTCCAAGAGAAAAAGATTTCTTACCAAAAGGTGTTATCTCAAAACTTTCATCTATCATCTTTAGTTCTTGAAGTATTGTTTTTGTACCGTTTTGAGCTTGCTCTAATGGATAATCTAAAAACTTCAACTCTTTAATATCTTTAATACCCCAAAGAGCTAAATCTAAGAAAAATGAAGTTAAATCAGATCTTAGTATTTCAGGTTTTGTTGAGTTTTGTAATATCTTACTTTTATGCCAAAGTTTATAACACTTCCCATCGCTTAGTCTTCCAGCACGTCCTGCTCTTTGAACAGCTGAATCATCTGAAATAAAAGATAATTCTAAGTGATTCATTCCATTTGAATAGTTATATATTGATTGCTTTTCTAAGCCAGAATCAACCACAACTTTTACTCCTTCAATAGTCAAAGATGTTTGGGCAATATTAGTTGAAAGGATTATTTTTCTTTTTTTTGATTTAGATATAGCTTTATCTTGCTTTTGTTTGTTAAGAGCGGAATACAAGGGAAGAATTTCTATATCTTTACCTTTTAATTTATCTTCTAATAAAGATTGAAGTTTTTTAATCTCTTTTGCACCAGCTAAAAAAACTAAAATATCTCCTTCATCTTCTTTTATAGCTTTTAGCGTAGTATCTAAAAGAAGAAGATGTATACTCTTGATATCTGGTTGTTTTATATTTGCTTCAAGATATATATTTTCAACACTATAAGACTTACCTTTTGAACTTATAATAGGAACATCACCTAAAAGATTTATCAACTCCTTTGAGTTTAGCGTTGCAGACATGATTAACAGTTTTAAATCATCCCTTAAAAGTTCTTGTACTTGCAAAGATAAAGCAAGAGATAAATCAGTATGTATACTTCTTTCATGGAATTCATCAAAAATCACTAAAGCAACATCTTCTAAAGCTTGATCACTTTGAAGTTTTCGTACTAGTATAGCTTCAGTTACAACTAATAATTTTGTATTTTTAGAGTAACAGCTCTCCATCTTTACTTGATATCCAATACTTTGACCTACTTCTTCTCCTAAAAGTTTAGCC is a window of Arcobacter sp. LA11 DNA encoding:
- a CDS encoding DUF3144 domain-containing protein, whose protein sequence is MKDKEAFVKRADAHIFLANDQMSEEVSPGEVSSSFMYGLTRFNAWIAARSFETKEDMIEGKEEAIEYFLKEYKQMLEQHLDEHIEKFDFNS
- the hrpB gene encoding ATP-dependent helicase HrpB; this encodes MKNLPIYEVLDDIKTTLKRESTLILEAPPGAGKSTVVPISLLNESWLEDKMIIMLEPRRVAARMVAQQMAKLLGEEVGQSIGYQVKMESCYSKNTKLLVVTEAILVRKLQSDQALEDVALVIFDEFHERSIHTDLSLALSLQVQELLRDDLKLLIMSATLNSKELINLLGDVPIISSKGKSYSVENIYLEANIKQPDIKSIHLLLLDTTLKAIKEDEGDILVFLAGAKEIKKLQSLLEDKLKGKDIEILPLYSALNKQKQDKAISKSKKRKIILSTNIAQTSLTIEGVKVVVDSGLEKQSIYNYSNGMNHLELSFISDDSAVQRAGRAGRLSDGKCYKLWHKSKILQNSTKPEILRSDLTSFFLDLALWGIKDIKELKFLDYPLEQAQNGTKTILQELKMIDESFEITPFGKKSFSLGIHPRFAFMILGANNFGFAYEACLLSAMLIEKDIFTNRNFNCDIYSRFVHLYEKDFDSFFINSFHAKNVLKQADFFYSKLKTIEKVKKNKTPISEDILSILLLLAYPDRLARKRAENDNRYKLSNGKGAILNIEDALFNEEFLVVSNINAHNKNSYINLALRISLETIEKEFKTYIKKEESITYNKENKKFDIRKKCYFYELELYSTPIPTESKHDFSKLLLELIKKEGLELLTWDKKTIDLKNRVNFIRENMDIDLEEFTTESLLERVEDWLEPYLHNIKTVKELESLDLYSILFGSISWENQQRLDILAPSYIKVPSGSNIKIDYSNSKTPILAVKIQEMFGMSDTPKILNNTVSLQIHLLSPARRPIQITYDLKSFWNNSYDEVRKELFSKYKKHYWPDNPFEAIATNKTKKNMLKSK
- a CDS encoding SagB family peptide dehydrogenase, which produces MNKNLQMVYTYHNDTKHSQHRYARSLGYLDWANQPNPYRTYSNTKKTQLPLSFENKTLEYSQIFNQKKEDILSAPLCIEAISQFFQFSLGLAAIKEHGEQSWALRCNASSGNLQPSEAYIVSNDIQGIENGLHHYSPQEHELELLSSADEKLSLPTDSFLVCLSSIVWREAWKYGERSWRYTQLDCGHALKALEISALILGWEIKIINTKDSELQNLIGFNQVSRYVPEERELPDMLIKVSLANKLNNDLINIQDVRASLEEFFEGKANQLSHNWHKWDILEKIEDATLSDDLDIKKYTNDKYETNPYRETSFLAKDIVLKRRSAQIMNKDDCTITKKEFETIIASVKSNNSAIHLVIFVHSVEGIESGLYILVRNSKHRTQLQDLFKENFLWQKVDTEAGELYRLETGDFKAISKAISCSQDIASHGAFTLGMLAEFTNQIEKYGASKYKQLYWDCGAIGQQLYLETTSLQLSATGIGCFLDDILHDIIGLKTNHFQSLYHFTVGRGLIDNRLSTKLPYKNLDN
- a CDS encoding pentapeptide repeat-containing protein; the protein is MFKTNDYWEEEFIEYSDKNLDGIYFDNCTFIKCDFSKAIFYSCKFTECTFIKCDLSLSSLNSCTFNDVIFENSKLLGLSWSKCDEPFDVKFDSCNLSQNSFHMLDLRGMKFINSLIKDTGFEECNLERAVFDNCDLELTSFINNNLKKSNFETSKNYLIDPKQNDIEKAQFSLPEALSFLSLLPIQIK